In Gadus morhua chromosome 2, gadMor3.0, whole genome shotgun sequence, a single window of DNA contains:
- the tbcd gene encoding tubulin-specific chaperone D translates to MTLTVGKNETSGDDGGEPELVVKCSVLGGFSESDEIRALIASLPEISENAATKEVATEKFLVIMDRYQEQPHLLDPHLEWMMNMLLDIARNEKSPPPLLHLGFKFLYIISKVRGYKIFMQLFPHEVVDVHPVLDLLSRQNPKDPEIWETRYMLLLWLSMTCLIPFDLSRLDGHLDSVSGQAREPTMDRILAIVKTYLTVTDSCRYAAAVLVSKFMTRPDVKKKHLADFLDWSLTTIMQADEKLMIDLVVMDGTLQSLAQLFKHGKRDDFLQHAPTVLQCLDQKHLLESNHEMLRKLGVKLIQRLGLTFLKPRLAKWRYQRGSRSLAANLSMAQSTPGSETPGTPDVEMRDQEEDYDIPEEVETVIEQLLVGLKDTETIVRWSAAKGIGRVTGRLPKELADEVVESVLACFSFQETDNAWHGGCLALAELGRRGLLLPSRLANVVPLILKALTYDEKRGACSVGSNVRDAACYVCWAFARAYEPPELTPFVSQIASALLITTVFDRSVNCRRAASAAFQENVGRQGTFPHGIDIVTTADYFAVGNISNCYLTISVYIASFPDYTQAMIDHLIAMKINHWNDEIRDLATKALHNLTPQAPEYMASVLPQLLQSTTSSDLHGRHGAILAFAEITHALYKLGADVNRPVTDVIPAGCLEGFKGIHKTLLDKKQYRSFSGELMRPAMCSLIEKMSLSKMPLKDDPVIEGWQWLIDDTLKSLHLMSSRTRDVVRDSAIGALAALCEEYYQVGPGQADPRIQDLLVSQYVAGLKSPEVLTRSSSALALGCLPKCMARTRLQQILESLGGACVAGQKEVSFTEGRRDAVRAIAQLCVKVGVSAQGTPDSVICSGNIGQVYRPLLHSMGDYTTDSRGDVGSWVREAAMTSLMEVTLLVVSTAPELLAPDLVERMMCCIVQQAAEKIDRYRAHAGMVFLRLLHCSDPAVPHIHHREELLSIFPVETGTTLNWNASSHAFPYITQLLGLEHYRYHTLLGLTVSVGGLTSSTVRFSSQSLFEHLKGIQQDSTALGHFGDALLKVFKDNLRHDRVSIPLLKMLDMILSNNCFEVFATQEDHPFCVDLLALCKEEIKRSMSMQKLPSCIAVFCGLIQFRGPVRKLVLSQLLVLLGHGLFAVRKETAGQMYEMLLTYDDVVDAEVLDEAMTLLSDTNWENDLATVRTFRNQLSDMLGVPRPQLVAKSPA, encoded by the exons ATGACATTGACGGTGGGGAAGAACGAAACCAGCGGCGATGATGGGGGCGAACCCGAGCTGGTGGTCAAATGTAGTGTCTTGGGTGGATTTAGTGAGAGTGATGAGATCCGCGCTTTGATTGCCAGCCTCCCTGAGATCAGTGAAAATGCTGCGACCAAAGAGGTGGCGACGGAGAAATTCTTAG TCATAATGGACAGATACCAGGAGCAGCCTCATCTTCTGGATCCACATCTTG AATGGATGATGAACATGCTATTAGACATAGCAAGAAATGAAAAGTCTCCCCCTCCACTGCTTCATTTGGGCTTCAAGTTTCTCTACATCATCTCTAAG GTGAGAGGGTACAAAATCTTCATGCAGCTCTTTCCTCATGAGGTTGTTGATGTCCATCCAGTTCTGGACCTGTTGTCCAGGCAGAATCCCAAAGACCCTGAG ATTTGGGAAACCCGCTACATGCTGCTGTTGTGGCTGTCAATGACCTGCCTCATACCCTTTGACCTTTCACGGCTTGATGGCCACCTGGACTCAGTTAGTGGACAGGCCAGAGAGCCCACCATGGACCGCATCCTGGCTATTGTGAAG ACATACCTGACTGTCACTGATTCTTGCCGATATGCTGCCGCTGTATTGGTTTCAAA GTTTATGACACGCCCCGATGTGAAGAAGAAGCACCTGGCAGACTTTCTGGACTGGAGTCTCACCACCATCATGCAGGCCGATGAGAAACTCATGATAGACTTAGTGGTGATGGACGGCACTCTGCAGTCTCTG GCACAGCTTTTCAAACACGGGAAACGAGATGACTTCCTCCAGCACG CTCCTACCGTGCTGCAATGTCTGGATCAGAAGCACTTGTTGGAGAGCAACCACGAGATGCTGCGGAAGCTGGGGGTCAAACTGATCCAGAGGCTGGGCCTCACCTTCCTCAAGCCCCGGCTGGCAAAATGGAG GTACCAACGAGGAAGCCGTTCCCTAGCAGCCAACCTCTCCATGGCCCAGTCCACCCCAGGCTCCGAGACCCCCGGGACACCCGACGTGGAGATGCGGGATCAGGAAGAGGACTACGATATCCCGGAGGAAGTGGAGACAGTCATCG AGCAACTACTTGTGGGATTGAAAGACACCGAAACCATCGTGCGCTGGTCAGCCGCCAAAGG CATCGGGAGGGTGACGGGCAGGCTGCCCAAGGAGCTGGCGGATGAGGTGGTAGAATCAGTGCTCGCCTGCTTCAG CTTTCAGGAGACTGACAACGCATGGCATGGAGGTTGCCTCGCGTTGGCAGAGCTGGGCAGGAGGGGCTTATTGTTGCCCTCCAGACTAGCAAATG TGGTGCCCCTGATCCTGAAGGCCCTGACCTATGACGAGAAGAGAGGCGCCTGCAGCGTGGGGTCCAACGTGCGTGACGCCGCCTGCTACGTGTGCTGGGCCTTCGCCCGGGCCTACGAGCCTCCCGAGCTGACTCCCTTCGTCTCTCAGATCGCCAG CGCGCTGCTGATCACCACGGTGTTTGATCGCAGCGTCAACTGTCGCAGAGCCGCGTCG GCGGCGTTCCAGGAGAATGTCGGCAGACAG GGCACGTTCCCGCACGGGATCGACATTGTAACCACCGCGGATTACTTTGCGGTCGGGAACATCAGCAACTGCTATCTCACAATTAG CGTCTACATCGCCAGTTTCCCAGACTACACCCAAGCCATGATAGACCACCTGATCGCCATGAAGATCAACCACTGGAACGA TGAAATCCGCGATTTGGCCACCAAAGCCCTCCACAACCTGACGCCTCAAGCCCCCGAATACATGGCATCAG TTTTGCCTCAGCTCCTGCAAAGCACGACGAGCAGCGACCTCCACGGACGCCACGGCGCCATCTTGGCGTTTGCAGAGATCACCCACGCCTTGTACAAGCTTGGCGCCGACGTCAACAG GCCAGTGACGGATGTCATCCCAGCAGGATGTTTGGAGGGCTTTAAGGGCATCCACAAGACG CTTCTGGACAAAAAGCAGTACAG GAGCTTCAGCGGTGAGCTCATGAGACCTGCAA TGTGCTCACTGATAGAGAAGATGTCCCTCTCCAAGATGCCTCTGAAAGACGACCCCGTCATCG AGGGCTGGCAGTGGCTCATCGACGACACCCTGAAGAGCCTTCACCTCATGTCGTCCCGTACCAGAGATGTCGTCAGG GACTCGGCCATCGGTGCGCTGGCTGCGCTGTGCGAGGAGTACTACCAGGTCGGACCGGGCCAGGCGGACCCCCGCATCCAGG ACCTCCTGGTGTCCCAGTACGTGGCAGGTCTGAAGAGTCCCGAGGTTCTGACTCGCAGCAGCTCTGCACTGGCCCTGGGCTGCCTGCCCAAGTGCATGGCCCGCACCAGACTGCAGCAG atccTGGAGAGCCTGGGAGGAGCCTGTGTGGCGGGCCAGAAGGAAGTGAGCTTCAccgaggggaggagggatgcAGTCAGAGCCATCGCTCA acTGTGTGTGAAGGTGGGTGTCTCTGCCCAGGGTACCCCGGACTCGGTCATCTGCTCTGGGAACATAGGGCAGGTCTACCGGCCCCTGCTCCACAGCATGGGGGACTACACCACCGACAGCAGGGGCGACGTGGGGTCCTG GGTGAGGGAGGCAGCCATGACCAGCCTGATGGAGGTGACCCTCCTAGTGGTCAGCACTGCCCCAGAGCTCCTCGCACCGGACCT ggtgGAGCGCATGATGTGCTGCATCGTCCAGCAGGCGGCGGAGAAGATCGACCGCTACAGGGCTCACGCGGGCATGGTCTTCCTGCGCCTCCTCCACTGCTCCGACCCTGCAGTACCGCACATCCACCACAGGGAGGAGCTGCTGAGCATCTTCCCCGT TGAGACGGGGACCACTCTGAACTGGAACGCTTCCTCGCACGCCTTCCCCTACATCACCCAGCTGCTGGGCCTGGAGCACTACCGCTACCACACGCTGCTGGGCCTCACCGTGTCCGTGGGCGGCCTCACCAGCTCCACG GTCCGCTTCTCGTCCCAGTCCCTGTTCGAGCACCTGAAGGGCATCCAGCAGGACAGCACCGCCCTGGGCCACTTCGGAGACGCCCTGCTGAAGGTCTTCAAAGACAACCTTCGCCATGACCG GGTGTCCATTCCTCTGCTGAAGATGCTCGATATGATACTCTCCAACAACTGCTTTGAAGTCTTCGCCACTCAAGAAGA CCATCCGTTCTGCGTAGACCTGTTGGCGCTCTGCAAAGAGGAGATCAAGAGGTCCATGAGTATGCAGAAGCTTCCCTCCTGCATCGCTGT GTTCTGTGGGCTGATCCAGTTCCGGGGGCCGGTCCGGAAGTTGGTTCTGTCccagctgctggtgctgctgggccATGGCTTGTTTGCG GTGAGAAAAGAAACAGCCGGCCAGATGTACGAGATGCTGCTGACCTACGACGACGTGGTCGACGCCGAGGTTCTGGACGAGGCCATGACCCTTTTGAGCGACACTAACTG GGAGAATGACCTCGCCACTGTTCGGACGTTCAGGAATCAGCTCTCTGACATGCTGGGGGTGCCCCGGCCCCAGCTAGTTGCTAAG AGCCCCGCCTAG
- the znf750 gene encoding zinc finger protein 750 — translation MEVALERKPKRPHYIPRPPGKPFKYQCFQCPFTCNEKSHLFNHMKYNLCKNSISLLSQKGGQAPRQPKPLIKVTPPAPASPEDSPPAQPKAGPGGPEQQESKADELGSGDDNEEVDVGCNSPIRKDGPEIPTAEKEKDENKEANAPTRPSAFSPVTPKRENPEALASPVQRQPSEEQAVPPHSNRAFPWSPISAPIPFKSFPSPIVPQYPSYLLSEHPLLYSSYYLPESHGAGPPSFHADFLEQRPLVPQAVPPTPPSLFPQYPFCPSLHLGHSLHYNLYRSPELSVPLPRSRFLDLYNPAFVPKGYELYMHQRDPQGKPAEEDAGSQERGEDKAPRLSPVTGCSASGSPDRPIPSHNLQRDAEAPHYTVLGEQQPDADRPRQTATPVQTLRVDASTEQGLLQSRPLHADQRSNESTRYSSQSLSGEYHGSPSERDYYEKAGREHSMAPLNLSTRAQEKDSVPCDERPGRALDEDLPLNLSLRPSLCGHDRPAAPRLSPDTNSDDDDDDDEEEPGDRQRQTAALALCQLAGVGASCGIAAMINGSSRGGTAADAAAAMINGSAGSSSTDAPPKGSPCATAAAGKPKAVCKQATKDRGLKRKHCAPAGQKSTPGHHKSAKKAARRRPRCS, via the exons ATGGAAGTCGCCTTGGAGCGCAAGCCCAAGAGGCCCCACTACATTCCCCGGCCGCCGGGAAAGCCCTTCAAATACCAGTGTTTCCAGTGTCCCTTCACCTGCAACGAGAAGTCCCATCTCTTCAACCACATGAAATACAACCTGTGCAAAAACTCCATCTCCCTGTTGTCCCAAAAGGGAGGCCAGGCGCCACGGCAGCCCAAGCCCTTGATCAAAGTCACGCCTCCCGCCCCCGCGTCTCCCGAGGACAGCCCTCCCGCCCAGCCTAAGGCGGGACCTGGTGGTCCTGAACAACAGGAATCCAAGGCGGACGAACTCGGCAGTGGGGATGACAACGAGGAGGTAGACGTCGGCTGCAACAGCCCGATCCGGAAGGACGGCCCCGAGATCCCGACggcggagaaggagaaagacGAGAACAAAGAGGCCAACGCGCCGACACGCCCATCCGCCTTCTCGCCCGTCACGCCTAAACGAGAGAATCCAGAGGCGCTCGCCTCGCCTGTGCAGCGGCAGCCGTCTGAGGAGCAGGCAGTGCCGCCTCACAGCAACCGCGCCTTTCCGTGGAGTCCTATCTCAGCGCCCATCCCCTTCAAGTCGTTCCCCTCGCCCATTGTTCCTCAGTATCCGTCGTACCTTCTCTCCGAGCACCCTCTGCTCTACTCCTCGTACTACCTTCCTGAGAGCCACGGCGCCGgccccccctccttccacgCTGACTTCTTGGAGCAGAGGCCCCTGGTTCCGCAGGCCGTCCCCCCGACGCCCCCCTCGCTGTTCCCCCAGTACCCGTTCTGCCCGTCGCTGCACCTGGGCCACTCTCTCCACTACAACCTGTACAGATCCCCTGAGCTCTCCGTGCCCCTACCTAGATCCAGATTCCTAGATCTGTATAACCCGGCCTTCGTGCCTAAGGGCTATGAGCTATACATGCACCAGCGTGACCCTCAGGGCAAGCCCGCCGAGGAGGACGCCGGCAGCCAGGAGCGGGGGGAGGACAAGGCCCCCAGGCTGAGTCCCGTGACCGGCTGTTCAGCCTCAGGGTCGCCCGACAGGCCGATCCCCTCCCACAACCTCCAGAGGGACGCCGAAGCTCCCCATTACACCGTCCTGGGGGAGCAACAACCCGACGCCGACCGACCACGGCAGACAGCGACGCCAGTGCAAACGCTGCGGGTCGATGCGAGCACCGAACAAGGCCTTCTCCAGTCGAGGCCTCTGCATGCAGACCAGAG ATCAAATGAGAGCACCAGGTATTCATCCCAGTCCCTATCCGGGGAATACCACGGATCGCCGTCGGAGCGGGATTATTACGAAAAGGCTGGGCGGGAGCACAGCATGGCGCCTCTCAACCTCTCCACGAGGGCCCAAGAGAAGGACAGCGTTCCGTGCGACGAGCGTCCCGGCAGAGCCCTCGACGAGGATCTGCCCCTGAACCTGAGCCTCCGACCCTCGCTCTGCGGCCACGACCGGCCCGCCGCCCCCCGGCTGAGTCCCGACACAAACtcggacgacgacgacgacgacgacgaggaggagcCCGGCGACCGTCAGAGGCAGACGGCGGCGCTGGCCCTCTGTCAGCTGGCCGGCGTCGGCGCCTCGTGCGGAATCGCCGCCATGATCAACGGCTCCTCGCGCGGCGGCACTGCcgccgacgccgccgccgccatgatCAATGGCTCCGCGGGGAGCTCCTCGACAGACGCTCCACCGAAGGGCTCTCCCTGTGCGACAGCGGCGGCGGGGAAGCCCAAGGCCGTGTGCAAGCAGGCCACAAAGGACAGGGGGTTGAAGAGGAAGCACTGCGCGCCGGCTGGGCAGAAGTCGACGCCCGGACACCACAAATCGGCCAAGAAagcggcgaggaggaggccccGTTGCAGCTAA